In a single window of the Paenibacillus sp. MMS20-IR301 genome:
- a CDS encoding S-layer homology domain-containing protein: protein MKKLNKKVVLFFLLFTLGLAYSSNPEAGAATAAFTDVPADHWAKSGIDTAVNKGYAEGYPGGLFMPDASVTRAEFIKMIVTATGQPVEASEGKWYESYVGAAEQAGFYATGDLANSEVEWNRKITRQEMACIAARAAGLDTEIDNRWMYMTTKLNNLDNKWMYLAAKTGLISGLGAGKLGEKEHTTRAQAVVTVERVITVLSGGKLKTDKYAISSAELAWHKTNVFTMMPEYFDYDGSWSPFGGREGQWREDKLTLNSKDGKYSATLHELVAIDLEDPHDPNLKNVPPLNTLKWSFGEYNNPGFPVSNYKKAYLIYWKSTVKNDDPEHYSSYNYARVNIDGIGDSHKPGRDKGILTVPASVHVKEYKDSPYYIIPKVGKEQLWSSVSISMQTSVRSNYYFVHEVLLSVSPHGD, encoded by the coding sequence ATGAAGAAACTCAATAAAAAGGTAGTCCTGTTTTTCTTGTTATTTACTTTGGGGCTGGCATACTCATCCAATCCTGAAGCCGGAGCGGCAACTGCTGCGTTTACGGATGTTCCCGCTGATCATTGGGCGAAATCAGGAATTGATACCGCAGTAAATAAAGGTTATGCGGAGGGGTATCCAGGAGGACTATTTATGCCTGATGCCAGTGTAACCCGGGCTGAATTCATTAAAATGATCGTGACCGCAACCGGACAGCCAGTAGAAGCATCTGAAGGCAAATGGTATGAAAGTTATGTGGGAGCTGCGGAACAGGCAGGCTTTTATGCCACTGGGGATCTTGCTAATTCTGAGGTGGAATGGAACCGGAAGATTACCCGCCAAGAAATGGCGTGCATTGCTGCCCGGGCCGCTGGGTTAGATACAGAGATAGACAACAGATGGATGTATATGACCACCAAATTGAATAATTTAGACAATAAGTGGATGTATCTGGCTGCCAAAACAGGCCTGATCTCCGGACTAGGTGCAGGCAAGCTTGGAGAAAAGGAACATACCACGAGAGCGCAAGCTGTTGTGACGGTTGAACGCGTAATAACTGTACTTAGCGGCGGCAAACTCAAAACAGATAAGTATGCTATCAGCAGCGCAGAATTAGCGTGGCATAAGACGAATGTTTTCACGATGATGCCGGAGTACTTTGACTATGATGGAAGTTGGTCTCCATTTGGGGGGCGTGAAGGTCAATGGAGGGAAGATAAGCTGACGCTAAATTCTAAGGATGGAAAATATTCTGCTACCCTGCACGAACTGGTTGCGATTGATCTGGAGGATCCACACGATCCCAATCTGAAAAATGTTCCTCCGCTGAACACACTCAAATGGAGTTTTGGAGAATACAACAATCCTGGATTTCCTGTTTCAAACTATAAAAAAGCATATCTCATTTATTGGAAATCAACGGTTAAGAATGATGATCCGGAGCATTATAGTTCCTATAACTACGCTAGGGTTAATATAGATGGGATAGGCGATTCGCATAAGCCCGGAAGAGATAAAGGGATTTTAACTGTACCTGCATCTGTACATGTAAAAGAATACAAGGATTCTCCTTATTATATTATCCCTAAAGTCGGGAAAGAGCAGTTGTGGTCATCTGTTTCTATAAGTATGCAGACATCTGTTAGATCTAATTACTATTTTGTACATGAAGTTCTTCTATCCGTATCTCCTCATGGTGATTAA
- the cdiI gene encoding ribonuclease toxin immunity protein CdiI, which produces MEMYYRHLEGKYFLEALNNYCNGNGFGGSESVWCVFAGELDEWEEGYFGSEGVCYFFDYPAVEEDQTIVLDYPTFYQYLNEASMDYLIRNPIVKDEVEARLLEIKQKFNIA; this is translated from the coding sequence TTGGAAATGTATTATCGACACCTTGAGGGGAAATATTTTTTAGAAGCACTTAACAACTATTGCAATGGAAATGGATTTGGTGGTAGTGAGAGCGTTTGGTGTGTTTTTGCTGGTGAGTTAGATGAGTGGGAAGAAGGTTATTTCGGAAGTGAGGGAGTTTGTTATTTTTTTGACTACCCTGCGGTAGAGGAAGATCAGACAATTGTATTGGATTATCCAACTTTCTATCAGTATTTAAATGAAGCAAGCATGGACTATTTAATACGGAATCCAATTGTTAAAGATGAGGTTGAAGCTCGATTACTAGAAATCAAACAAAAATTCAATATTGCATAA
- a CDS encoding DUF5704 domain-containing protein, with protein sequence MQTVKVKVRGEKVAKPKVVWVQSDGPEWTATYTGGPKTTLTSGSGDSAVPKKERTDFILDMRDYAPESMKDQRDNAFPITEIKDLAISDMAWQSVGSYAPAVAGEDPVFQAGSMTANIKVYTGSPLSYDLRTKFGTRADGANKYTAEYYIPMDVKYEGYVVEKKQMRVLQNATLQVNGSKNLQAQVRTMATNMSEFPNNWNDVTSATTNTTWSSDNSAVATVDQYGKVVAHAEGTAHITAKWNKYPYSLYGTATITVGGGGEGSGSGECTYTIQPPNKIAAPQASFMEPGATGVILGDDAVNGIHFDAPTGIPTSDHLYANAWGKNYLFEHTFANMAGQIRYSCSVDVTYPTKWEEAQPDLPGEDGEDPIPQDPLPKESSFDKTYTFELTPREYAYWQIDQLSVYQIDRAMMENYALPGGVVTLYPNNYNTPAVELANSAVVEEHVVPQETGTLSFTPDVVDGGDHEPGPGDVDDLADLKSLAESQTHDPKVQNDRLVFNGQMIMDDTVSTKTGPVPGRVPDPQVIGGDVLYQGQLLINRSLLNRANAASSGSINYTMLPENVEGQGDRAYPINGINFITVHTPVVNSD encoded by the coding sequence ATGCAGACTGTGAAAGTAAAAGTAAGAGGAGAGAAAGTGGCAAAGCCCAAAGTCGTATGGGTGCAATCAGATGGTCCCGAATGGACAGCAACGTATACAGGCGGGCCAAAGACAACCTTAACAAGTGGCTCTGGAGATTCTGCGGTTCCGAAGAAAGAACGTACCGATTTTATTTTGGATATGAGAGATTATGCCCCTGAATCTATGAAAGACCAAAGAGATAATGCGTTTCCCATAACTGAAATCAAAGATCTGGCCATCTCAGATATGGCTTGGCAATCAGTTGGGAGTTATGCGCCAGCTGTCGCCGGTGAAGATCCGGTGTTTCAGGCAGGTTCAATGACAGCCAACATAAAGGTCTATACGGGTTCTCCATTAAGTTATGATTTAAGAACAAAATTTGGTACTAGAGCGGATGGGGCAAATAAATATACAGCAGAATACTATATTCCAATGGATGTAAAATACGAAGGATATGTAGTTGAAAAGAAACAAATGCGTGTACTCCAAAATGCCACTCTTCAAGTTAATGGTTCGAAAAATCTGCAGGCTCAGGTGCGGACGATGGCTACTAACATGTCCGAATTCCCCAACAATTGGAACGATGTGACATCGGCGACGACGAACACGACCTGGAGCTCAGATAATTCAGCAGTAGCTACCGTAGACCAGTATGGGAAAGTTGTGGCCCATGCAGAAGGGACTGCACATATTACAGCCAAGTGGAACAAATATCCTTACTCGCTGTATGGAACTGCTACCATAACCGTAGGCGGCGGGGGAGAAGGCTCGGGCTCGGGCGAATGCACCTACACCATTCAACCGCCGAATAAGATCGCGGCTCCGCAAGCATCATTTATGGAACCGGGTGCGACAGGGGTGATTCTTGGTGATGATGCAGTGAATGGAATACACTTTGATGCACCGACCGGAATTCCTACCTCAGATCACTTATACGCCAATGCTTGGGGAAAGAATTATTTATTTGAACATACCTTTGCCAATATGGCAGGGCAGATACGCTATTCCTGTAGTGTGGATGTTACCTATCCTACTAAGTGGGAGGAAGCGCAGCCGGATCTTCCGGGAGAGGATGGAGAAGATCCGATCCCCCAGGACCCGCTTCCCAAAGAATCATCCTTTGACAAAACCTATACCTTTGAATTAACGCCTAGAGAATATGCGTACTGGCAGATCGATCAGTTATCCGTCTATCAAATCGACCGGGCGATGATGGAGAATTATGCCCTGCCGGGAGGGGTAGTCACACTATACCCTAACAACTATAATACTCCGGCGGTTGAACTTGCCAACAGCGCCGTGGTGGAAGAGCATGTTGTTCCTCAAGAGACAGGAACCCTGTCGTTCACACCGGATGTGGTCGATGGCGGGGATCATGAACCAGGCCCTGGCGATGTTGATGATTTAGCTGACCTTAAAAGTCTTGCAGAATCGCAAACTCACGATCCAAAGGTGCAGAATGACCGGCTGGTATTTAACGGACAGATGATTATGGATGATACCGTCTCCACGAAGACCGGGCCTGTTCCGGGAAGGGTTCCTGATCCGCAGGTTATCGGAGGCGATGTGCTTTATCAAGGTCAGTTACTGATCAACCGGAGTCTGCTCAACCGGGCAAATGCAGCCAGCTCCGGCTCCATAAATTACACGATGCTTCCGGAGAATGTGGAGGGGCAGGGGGACCGGGCATATCCCATCAACGGCATTAACTTCATCACTGTACACACACCCGTCGTCAACTCAGACTAA
- a CDS encoding S-layer homology domain-containing protein, giving the protein MKKIILNGLLIVSMVCTSLLVQIRPVLAAEQTVTFTDIKGHWAKAAIDTAVKSGYFKGYADGTFKPNGTVTRAEFAALLSRATKVQAENAQTNVFADLAGHWSEEEVNRAVSLGYVNPSDYPNGFKPSTPITRMEIAKWMSSGLAAGDADYKQALQDTATTVLPVKEYFKPGISQSQAPYIAVSLGTKLMSGYPDGSFGLTKQATRAEASAILLRLNTVSQQPAASFVGLNELREVGTKRTNMESISPFTTGRSSFNDIAGKTFTYKNKRCIVKLNHFIIVDAQAPKNPKGIYAPLFFDEDEIIDRLDRRGIYRAYVEVTIYPLISPFSIGDYFSDQDSGLFVGSRTVTDNLKNKYGYNTLPYDEPQQFFANYMDGKGVTLWQVKFLEVTQGKKGLTMDDGTWLYYELKED; this is encoded by the coding sequence ATGAAAAAAATAATACTTAACGGTCTATTGATTGTTTCTATGGTATGCACAAGTTTGCTGGTGCAGATTCGTCCAGTGCTAGCAGCAGAGCAGACTGTTACATTTACGGACATTAAAGGACACTGGGCTAAAGCGGCTATCGATACGGCAGTGAAAAGTGGATACTTCAAAGGGTATGCCGACGGCACCTTTAAACCGAATGGGACTGTAACGCGTGCAGAGTTTGCGGCGTTATTATCCAGGGCAACGAAGGTACAGGCTGAGAATGCTCAAACGAATGTTTTTGCAGATCTGGCAGGCCACTGGAGTGAGGAGGAAGTTAATCGGGCGGTTTCGCTGGGTTATGTTAATCCGAGTGATTATCCTAACGGGTTCAAGCCAAGCACACCCATTACACGTATGGAAATTGCCAAATGGATGAGCTCCGGACTTGCGGCAGGTGACGCAGATTATAAGCAGGCTTTGCAGGACACAGCTACAACGGTGCTTCCGGTAAAAGAATATTTTAAACCGGGCATCTCACAGTCCCAAGCTCCGTATATTGCCGTTTCGTTGGGAACCAAGCTGATGAGCGGCTATCCGGATGGATCATTTGGACTAACCAAGCAGGCGACCCGCGCTGAAGCCTCAGCCATTCTGCTGCGTTTAAATACGGTCAGCCAGCAGCCGGCCGCCAGCTTCGTGGGGTTAAATGAGCTGCGGGAAGTGGGAACCAAGCGGACGAATATGGAGAGCATTAGCCCGTTTACCACGGGGCGATCTTCCTTCAATGATATTGCGGGAAAAACATTCACTTACAAAAATAAAAGATGCATTGTTAAATTAAATCATTTCATTATTGTGGATGCACAGGCTCCCAAAAACCCTAAAGGCATTTATGCACCATTGTTTTTCGATGAAGATGAAATCATAGACAGGTTGGATAGACGTGGAATATACAGAGCGTATGTGGAAGTTACTATTTATCCGTTGATAAGTCCATTCTCCATAGGTGATTATTTCAGTGATCAAGATAGTGGTTTATTTGTAGGATCGAGAACAGTAACTGATAATCTCAAAAATAAATATGGATATAATACTTTACCCTATGATGAGCCTCAACAATTCTTTGCCAACTATATGGACGGAAAAGGGGTTACTTTATGGCAGGTGAAATTCTTAGAAGTTACACAAGGGAAAAAGGGATTGACGATGGATGACGGGACCTGGCTCTATTATGAATTGAAAGAGGATTAG
- a CDS encoding ATPase, T2SS/T4P/T4SS family: MINLILIFIVLIVIGVFLFLWLGRRKDSAPGAVQLKYDMNEIVLFLRRAFEEIIASSLYEGSPSEEEYNRRKARRRELQKALRSCMHGDLSAKKYIKLYMKDLLVQTYGLDEGNVDKIISFGHAGRLTSQDCFDILLHVFKKDHGQNAFNEMISKYSLDTLQQLPDGSRGYKITEEQIRHIYQSEQPRLSIQDKIEIIVQRAYQIYKGLGVIDELRDQNIDGVNGGTSGMPPDVVQTTDFLEYTKQQHFVPQSYDAVWTFYRGKSLHLEFLSFGSEKELKRVCQNIYGFGNPGQLNESKGYIINDMADGSRVVVVRPKMAESWAFFVRKFNDSLVELDQQIKDQGAPLAIQMLVYLILGHQVTAITGRQGSGKTTLLKALIKYIDAKNIRIQETSFEIWARKMYPGKNILSFRETPSVSGQDGLDVQKKTDGAVNIVGEAATHSVVSYVIQAAQVASEYTLFTHHGKTLANLVSALRNSLIASGAFSNEKIAEVQVVEALGFNVHLVLRAGKRYIERITEIIPADPRFEYPRSYAEREEITDKLDAFMDTMTEYFGRMTDRRSYDYQDIVVWEAGEYVVKHPISSRKIDEMRKNMDEDDAAEFTAFIEKYWGQSA; encoded by the coding sequence ATGATTAATCTCATCCTGATATTTATTGTACTTATTGTGATCGGGGTATTCCTGTTCCTGTGGCTGGGCAGACGTAAAGACTCGGCACCGGGAGCGGTGCAGCTGAAATATGATATGAATGAAATCGTGTTGTTTCTGAGACGGGCATTCGAGGAGATTATTGCTTCTTCCCTTTATGAAGGCAGTCCAAGCGAAGAAGAATACAACCGACGCAAGGCCCGGCGCAGAGAATTGCAGAAGGCGCTTAGAAGCTGCATGCATGGTGATTTATCCGCCAAAAAATACATCAAGCTGTACATGAAGGATCTGCTGGTGCAGACCTATGGCCTGGATGAAGGCAATGTGGACAAGATTATCAGCTTCGGCCATGCGGGCCGTCTGACTTCACAGGACTGCTTCGACATCCTGCTCCATGTCTTCAAGAAAGATCACGGGCAGAATGCATTTAATGAAATGATAAGCAAATATAGTCTGGACACTCTGCAGCAGCTGCCTGACGGCTCCCGGGGATACAAGATTACTGAAGAACAGATCCGCCATATTTACCAATCGGAGCAGCCGAGATTGTCCATTCAGGACAAGATTGAAATCATTGTACAACGGGCCTATCAAATATATAAAGGCCTTGGGGTGATCGATGAGCTGCGGGATCAGAATATCGACGGGGTGAACGGCGGAACCAGCGGGATGCCTCCAGATGTTGTGCAGACTACGGATTTTCTGGAATATACCAAACAGCAGCATTTCGTTCCGCAGTCCTATGATGCGGTATGGACATTCTACCGGGGGAAGTCCCTCCACCTGGAATTCCTGAGCTTCGGTTCTGAGAAGGAGCTGAAACGGGTCTGCCAGAATATTTACGGCTTTGGTAATCCCGGCCAGCTGAATGAATCCAAAGGATATATCATCAACGATATGGCTGACGGCAGCCGCGTCGTAGTAGTAAGACCCAAAATGGCAGAGAGCTGGGCGTTCTTCGTCCGCAAATTCAATGACTCCCTGGTGGAACTGGACCAGCAGATTAAAGATCAGGGTGCACCGCTTGCTATTCAAATGCTTGTCTACCTCATTCTTGGCCATCAGGTAACGGCGATTACAGGAAGACAGGGTTCGGGAAAAACAACGCTGCTCAAGGCGCTGATCAAATATATTGATGCGAAGAATATCCGGATTCAGGAGACCTCTTTTGAAATTTGGGCCAGAAAAATGTATCCGGGAAAAAACATCCTTTCCTTCCGGGAAACCCCTTCGGTCAGCGGCCAGGACGGGCTGGATGTACAAAAGAAAACGGATGGTGCGGTTAACATTGTCGGCGAAGCCGCCACTCACAGTGTGGTCAGTTATGTGATTCAGGCTGCGCAGGTGGCCTCCGAGTATACCTTGTTTACCCATCACGGCAAAACCCTGGCCAATCTCGTCAGTGCACTCCGCAACAGCCTGATTGCCTCGGGGGCGTTCAGCAATGAGAAAATTGCCGAGGTACAGGTGGTTGAGGCGCTGGGCTTCAATGTTCATCTGGTGCTCCGGGCCGGTAAACGGTACATTGAGCGGATTACGGAGATTATTCCCGCCGACCCGCGGTTCGAATATCCCCGCAGTTATGCAGAGCGGGAGGAAATTACGGATAAGCTGGATGCTTTCATGGATACCATGACTGAATATTTCGGGCGGATGACAGACAGGCGTTCTTATGATTACCAGGATATCGTTGTCTGGGAAGCCGGAGAATACGTGGTCAAGCATCCCATCAGCAGCCGGAAGATAGATGAAATGCGTAAAAATATGGATGAGGATGATGCGGCAGAGTTCACTGCATTTATCGAAAAGTACTGGGGGCAATCCGCATGA
- a CDS encoding SAF domain-containing protein, with protein MAVRKRKKMLRYTIISGCLVAVATSGVWFATYRHYNARLIDERTAYEAQLADKDDVLQRYMDQSRTAYILVSAKLAGEAITAEDVMAEKLPEFSSPDNLISDSKAIVGKYLKINAMPGTAVTTEMVRDEARLEPSERKEETEYIKLPLRLTKRDVVDIRIVFPNGEDYIVVGKKSLEDVDLANQYTFFNDSEEEAQLLQAALVDAYINNAELYMKQYVEPELQPEPVANYVPNLDVLRVIKSNPFIIDQAKWSLAESLRTELEKRLEALEDEENIRVGAGAPSGSGVIKRKAEQGAAAANAARVDDSQSVNGIIDQNNQAPVDSSADQSSTGGPNTEAASEDSLLEGE; from the coding sequence GTGGCAGTACGCAAGCGAAAAAAAATGTTGAGATACACGATAATTTCAGGTTGTCTTGTTGCCGTCGCTACATCCGGGGTATGGTTCGCAACGTATCGTCATTACAACGCCAGGTTAATCGATGAGCGGACTGCTTATGAAGCACAGCTGGCTGACAAAGATGATGTCCTGCAGCGTTATATGGATCAATCCCGGACAGCTTATATTCTCGTCTCTGCTAAACTTGCCGGTGAGGCGATTACTGCAGAGGATGTAATGGCAGAGAAGCTGCCTGAATTCTCTTCCCCGGACAACCTGATCAGTGATTCCAAGGCAATTGTCGGCAAATACCTGAAGATCAATGCCATGCCGGGAACGGCGGTTACTACGGAGATGGTGCGTGATGAGGCAAGACTGGAGCCTTCAGAACGTAAGGAAGAGACCGAGTATATCAAGCTTCCGCTGCGGCTGACCAAACGGGATGTTGTTGATATCCGGATCGTGTTTCCTAACGGTGAGGATTACATAGTTGTAGGGAAGAAGTCACTGGAGGATGTTGATCTGGCGAATCAGTATACCTTCTTCAACGATAGTGAGGAAGAAGCGCAGCTGCTTCAGGCAGCCTTAGTGGATGCTTATATTAACAATGCTGAGCTGTACATGAAACAGTATGTGGAGCCAGAGCTTCAGCCTGAGCCAGTAGCGAATTATGTGCCTAATCTGGATGTATTGCGGGTCATTAAGAGCAATCCCTTCATTATTGATCAGGCCAAATGGAGCCTGGCCGAGAGTCTGCGTACGGAGCTTGAGAAACGGCTTGAAGCCCTTGAAGATGAGGAGAACATACGTGTCGGAGCAGGTGCGCCTAGCGGCAGCGGTGTAATCAAGCGAAAAGCGGAGCAGGGGGCTGCAGCCGCTAATGCTGCCCGGGTGGACGACAGCCAATCGGTTAATGGAATTATTGATCAGAATAATCAGGCGCCTGTGGATTCCAGTGCGGACCAGAGCTCGACAGGCGGGCCGAATACAGAAGCAGCAAGTGAAGACAGTCTGCTGGAAGGAGAGTGA